Proteins encoded together in one candidate division WOR-3 bacterium window:
- a CDS encoding T9SS type A sorting domain-containing protein: MKMLCVLFSLVLAASMLLAVPAGLSDGVGYTQTIYESPSISLPPDLNVENATSELVQAKECGDLERANELSLLINAWWKQNRVQEFDPSETGSAAENTRLTTEELDDHISPTYYAPLWGTDVRIDPRDDCYGGNIVSLSNGDLYSIFVYYSSPNYYRVTRRSTNGGQTWSTCNEISFTNDITYPRLSVADDTLVMSYAMENSSSEWQLWVKTTLPGASLNDLTWGSPSNGYTSDYIRYAVVTNDGPNYNSKWIYATWTQGHTTGTDHTYIRFARSSDMDVSTWEINDTLGSSSGDNIFYYGTDIENGDGTRLVLVVALHPSGWPQSFDEYVRSLASSNGGSSWSSFVNITDGHNNLDENQPSIAGSHVDSTWFCILRVADTTYSTQHLYNYYSINHGAAWTEDAWVTAFDDCFLPHVYIDYNTSDVFAVFRVDNGSSEEVRYKEGRISAPTLWSTSVVINDNTNDLSSVYGPKVCFDYARTNACVMWTDYSSNYSVWFDRTDVTGVEEEPVTGDIEGEAFAVSQTGKNFRITYSVASAQNVSIDVFDVTGRNVAQVFNGTRQPGTYTVDFTPDFAQGSYFFTLSTPQGIQTRRVFLAE; the protein is encoded by the coding sequence ATGAAAATGCTGTGTGTTTTATTTTCTTTGGTATTGGCAGCATCCATGCTATTGGCAGTTCCAGCCGGACTCTCTGATGGAGTTGGATACACTCAGACAATCTATGAGTCTCCCTCTATCTCTCTTCCTCCCGACTTAAACGTAGAAAACGCGACATCTGAACTTGTGCAGGCAAAAGAATGCGGAGACTTAGAGAGAGCCAACGAACTTTCGCTTTTGATCAACGCTTGGTGGAAACAAAACAGGGTTCAGGAATTCGACCCTTCTGAGACAGGTTCTGCAGCGGAGAACACAAGGCTTACAACTGAAGAATTGGATGATCATATCAGCCCGACTTATTACGCGCCTTTATGGGGAACAGACGTCAGAATAGACCCTCGCGATGATTGCTACGGCGGCAACATAGTCTCTCTGAGCAACGGCGACCTCTACTCCATTTTTGTCTATTACTCATCCCCGAATTACTACAGAGTGACAAGAAGGTCAACAAACGGAGGGCAGACCTGGTCAACCTGCAACGAGATTAGCTTTACTAATGATATTACTTACCCTCGGCTGAGCGTAGCCGACGACACCTTGGTAATGTCCTACGCAATGGAAAACTCCTCAAGCGAGTGGCAGCTCTGGGTCAAAACGACTTTACCTGGAGCTAGTTTGAATGACCTCACCTGGGGATCTCCCTCGAACGGATATACCAGCGACTACATCAGATATGCTGTCGTCACAAACGACGGACCAAACTACAACTCCAAATGGATATACGCAACTTGGACACAGGGACACACGACCGGAACAGACCATACTTACATTAGATTCGCCCGTTCCAGCGATATGGACGTCTCTACCTGGGAAATCAATGACACCCTCGGAAGCAGTTCGGGAGATAATATTTTCTACTACGGGACAGACATTGAAAACGGCGATGGGACAAGATTGGTCCTCGTAGTTGCCCTGCACCCGAGCGGCTGGCCTCAGTCTTTCGACGAGTATGTAAGGTCGTTAGCTTCTTCAAACGGAGGCTCCAGTTGGTCTTCGTTCGTCAACATTACCGACGGTCACAACAACCTCGACGAGAACCAGCCCTCCATTGCCGGTTCGCACGTCGACAGCACATGGTTCTGCATACTGAGGGTCGCAGACACTACATATTCAACACAGCACCTCTACAACTATTACTCGATAAACCATGGCGCGGCCTGGACCGAAGACGCATGGGTCACGGCGTTTGATGACTGTTTCCTGCCTCACGTCTATATCGACTACAACACCTCCGATGTCTTTGCGGTTTTCAGGGTTGATAACGGATCATCAGAAGAAGTAAGGTACAAAGAAGGTAGAATATCAGCCCCGACTTTATGGTCGACTTCAGTCGTCATAAACGACAACACTAACGACCTCAGTTCTGTTTACGGGCCGAAAGTCTGTTTTGACTACGCAAGGACAAACGCCTGTGTCATGTGGACGGACTACAGCTCGAACTACAGCGTTTGGTTCGACAGGACTGACGTGACAGGAGTCGAAGAAGAACCAGTGACCGGCGACATCGAAGGGGAGGCTTTTGCAGTTTCCCAGACCGGAAAGAATTTCAGGATAACATACTCCGTTGCGTCAGCTCAAAACGTCTCCATAGACGTCTTCGACGTCACCGGAAGAAATGTAGCCCAAGTATTCAACGGAACGAGACAGCCTGGGACATACACGGTTGACTTCACACCCGATTTCGCTCAGGGCTCGTATTTCTTCACTTTGAGCACCCCGCAAGGAATTCAGACCCGCAGAGTTTTCCTGGCTGAATAG